From a single Apium graveolens cultivar Ventura chromosome 2, ASM990537v1, whole genome shotgun sequence genomic region:
- the LOC141685007 gene encoding uncharacterized protein LOC141685007 yields the protein MSRPEASLEEMYAKLVIEDEEDDEIVVASNEIVEQKPTYMLVGRFLTEKNINFQAMQNLMASLWRPREGMEFYDMGVLEGGPWSFEQSMLVLPEVPNGEDLSMFQLRDMEMWIQIHDMPRGFIYENILKNIGASLGKYVKSERGTFDGGWRPYIRIRVVLNTEKPLKRRMKIKREGNNWSWINFKYEKMGTFYFVCGIIGHSERDCAIIYANHDKQIDKAYGTWLRAQSKGAKPNAGSRWIRNAGRGEGVWGN from the exons ATGTCACGCCCTGAAGCATCGTTGGAAGAAATGTATGCAAAACTTGTAATTGAGGATGAGGAGGATGATGAAATAGTGGTGGCAAGTAATGAGATTGTTGAACAGAAGCCAACGTATATGTTGGTCGGAAGGTTTTTGACGGAGAAAAACATAAATTTTCAAGCTATGCAAAACTTGATGGCGTCATTGTGGAGACCGAGAGAAGGTATGGAATTTTATGATATGGGG GTTCTGGAAGGAGGTCCTTGGTCTTTTGAACAATCGATGCTCGTGTTACCAGAAGTACCAAATGGGGAAGATCTAAGTATGTTTCAGTTACGGGATATGGAAATGTGGATACAAATACATGATATGCCTAGGGGATTTATTTATGAGAATATTTTGAAGAATATAGGAGCATCATTGGGGAAGTATGTCAAATCAGAGCGAGGAACGTTTGACGGGGGGTGGAGACCGTATATAAGGATTCGGGTAGTACTAAATACTGAAAAGCCATTAAAACGGAGGATGAAGATAAAGCGAGAAGGAAATAACTGGAGCTGGATAAATTTTAAGTATGAGAAAATGGGTACATTTTATTTTGTTTGTGGCATTATCGGGCATTCTGAAAGGGATTGTGCCATTATTTATGCGAACCATGATAAACAGATTGACAAAGCATATGGCACATGGTTACGTGCACAGTCTAAAGGTGCGAAACCAAATGCTGGATCAAGATGGATTCGAAATGCAGG